A genomic window from Herbiconiux sp. A18JL235 includes:
- a CDS encoding copper resistance protein CopC: MTNTLRRRALAGAIATLAATAMLFTAAPAANAHDALASSTPAADEVISTPLTQVQLTFNEEPLAGFDTGIAIAVIDPAGTDISTGDVTIDASTLTKAVSPTTAGSYQVLWQTVSADGHPISGQYAFSYTVEPTPTPTATPTPTPTATAPATASTETPTPTPTAVSSGDAYDSLFPIALIGGIGVVILIVVIAIIASTRAKRRANSQDSAS; this comes from the coding sequence ATGACGAACACCCTCCGCCGCCGCGCACTCGCCGGCGCCATCGCCACCCTCGCCGCCACGGCGATGCTTTTCACCGCAGCCCCTGCCGCCAACGCCCATGACGCTCTCGCGTCATCCACCCCCGCCGCCGATGAGGTCATCAGCACCCCGCTCACGCAGGTGCAACTCACCTTCAACGAAGAACCGCTCGCCGGCTTCGACACGGGCATCGCCATCGCCGTCATCGATCCGGCAGGAACGGACATCTCGACCGGCGACGTCACCATCGACGCCAGCACGCTCACCAAAGCCGTCTCACCCACGACAGCCGGCAGCTACCAGGTGCTCTGGCAGACCGTTTCAGCCGACGGCCACCCCATCTCGGGCCAATATGCGTTCAGCTACACCGTCGAACCCACACCCACACCCACCGCGACACCGACGCCCACCCCGACGGCGACCGCACCCGCCACCGCGAGCACCGAAACTCCTACACCCACCCCGACAGCCGTCTCTAGCGGAGACGCTTACGATTCGTTGTTCCCCATCGCGCTCATCGGCGGCATCGGCGTCGTCATTCTCATCGTGGTCATCGCGATCATCGCCTCAACCCGTGCCAAGCGGCGCGCCAACTCTCAGGACTCAGCATCGTGA
- a CDS encoding cytochrome c oxidase assembly protein, whose translation MTGDPTGPVWVPAAPPDLTQFLAPNLQPIPLIPAIALVLLVAYSIGAARLWLTGRRWSVTRTVCFVAGCLILIITMGAGLEGYGYRMFSVFMFQQLTLMMAVPPLLVLGSPGTLLLKAVPHRGLGILVQRAALTGLRSRAAKLLLHPAVMIPLFLFTFYGLYLSGIANALLGSWTGHIGLELLFLASGILFTIPLISADPLPARQSHLGRLLDVFAEMPLHAFFGVIIMLASVPLIAYFASPPASWGIDPLQDQLVAGALAWSYGELPTLIIVLVLLSRWHRDDTRRARAADRRHDKHGDADLDAYNDYLHRLNTRDTKEAP comes from the coding sequence ATGACCGGAGACCCCACAGGGCCGGTCTGGGTGCCGGCCGCACCCCCGGACCTCACACAGTTCCTCGCCCCTAACCTGCAACCGATCCCGCTCATCCCCGCCATCGCACTCGTTCTACTCGTCGCCTACAGCATCGGTGCTGCACGCCTCTGGCTCACGGGTCGGCGCTGGTCCGTCACGCGGACCGTCTGTTTCGTCGCCGGCTGCCTCATCCTCATCATCACGATGGGTGCCGGCCTCGAAGGATACGGCTACCGCATGTTCTCGGTGTTCATGTTCCAGCAGCTCACCCTGATGATGGCCGTGCCGCCCCTGCTTGTGCTCGGCTCACCGGGAACTCTGCTCCTGAAAGCAGTGCCCCATCGGGGGCTCGGCATCCTTGTGCAACGCGCTGCACTGACCGGGCTCCGGTCCCGTGCCGCGAAACTGCTGTTGCACCCAGCAGTCATGATCCCCCTGTTCCTGTTCACCTTCTACGGCCTGTACCTCAGCGGCATCGCCAACGCCCTCCTCGGAAGCTGGACCGGTCACATCGGGCTCGAGCTGCTGTTCCTTGCCAGCGGCATTCTCTTCACCATCCCCTTGATCTCCGCCGACCCGCTCCCCGCACGACAATCCCATCTCGGACGCCTCCTCGACGTTTTCGCCGAGATGCCCCTGCACGCCTTCTTCGGCGTCATCATCATGCTCGCCTCGGTGCCACTCATCGCCTATTTCGCTTCCCCACCTGCGAGCTGGGGCATCGACCCCCTGCAAGACCAACTCGTCGCCGGCGCCCTCGCCTGGTCCTACGGGGAGCTACCCACCCTGATCATCGTGCTCGTGCTCCTGTCCAGATGGCACCGCGATGACACCCGCCGAGCCCGCGCCGCCGACCGTCGCCACGACAAACACGGCGACGCCGACCTCGATGCCTACAACGACTACCTCCACCGCCTCAACACCCGAGACACGAAAGAAGCACCATGA
- a CDS encoding cytochrome c oxidase assembly protein, translated as MTSMATRRVLIIFAPAALLLATVAVGGSLAVSAWLQQPTLLLDAGPVVDIGLPIAKSLVNIASALTIGALVLAVFALPTEKAGYSTAMDIAAGGACAWAALSFGTSVLAYFSLAGPVPFDIFPASFGQFLTEVSLGQGWLTTTIAAAFLAVFCFAVRAPALVATALVAAFATLIPIALQGHAAGAGSHSAASTALWLHAGGAATWIGGLLVAAVLMSRTDHGPAGMLLRRYSTIALICFVVVAASGTISAALRFDQPDQLWSTGYGQILLIKIVALLALGVAGAAHRRYLIGRFDSSAGARRIIAWLIVSETLLMGVASGAAVVLARTAPPVGEDLAVTPSQILTGQSLPAPLSLGRFFDSWTIDPIWAIGAGFALVLYLAGVRRLRHRGDPWPILRTVSWIVGLAVLVYVTNGAPAVYGTYLFSQHMLEHMTLSMMVPIFLVLGAPVTLALRAIHPRKDGSRGPREWIMAITRSRVTAAITHPLVVAVLFVGSTLVFYYSPLFGWSLADPIGHQWMIAHFLIVGYLFALSMIGTDPIPYRLPYPMRLVTLLVVMASHAFFGLSIITSTELFLPDWYGVITQGWAVDPLADQQAAGGVAWSIGEIPTLVLAITMVTLWSRSDARETKRIDRNADRTGDRDLNEYNAMLRAMSERKTPK; from the coding sequence ATGACGAGCATGGCCACCCGGCGAGTGCTCATCATCTTCGCCCCAGCAGCACTTCTCCTGGCCACCGTCGCGGTCGGAGGAAGCCTGGCCGTTTCAGCGTGGCTGCAGCAGCCCACACTCTTGCTCGACGCCGGCCCGGTCGTCGACATCGGGCTGCCCATCGCGAAGAGTCTCGTGAACATCGCCTCCGCGTTGACCATCGGGGCACTAGTGCTCGCCGTCTTCGCGCTGCCCACAGAGAAGGCCGGATACAGCACCGCGATGGACATCGCCGCCGGAGGTGCCTGCGCCTGGGCCGCCCTCTCCTTCGGCACATCCGTGCTGGCGTATTTCTCCCTCGCCGGCCCCGTCCCATTCGATATCTTCCCGGCCAGCTTCGGGCAATTCCTCACCGAGGTCAGCCTGGGGCAGGGCTGGCTGACCACCACCATCGCCGCAGCGTTCCTCGCGGTGTTCTGCTTCGCGGTACGCGCACCCGCCCTCGTGGCGACGGCGCTCGTCGCCGCATTCGCCACCCTCATCCCGATCGCGCTGCAAGGACATGCCGCGGGCGCTGGCAGCCACTCCGCCGCCTCCACCGCGCTCTGGCTGCACGCCGGCGGCGCCGCCACCTGGATCGGCGGACTCCTCGTCGCCGCGGTACTGATGAGCCGCACCGACCACGGACCCGCCGGCATGCTTCTGCGCCGCTACTCCACCATCGCGCTGATCTGTTTCGTCGTCGTCGCCGCCTCGGGCACCATCTCGGCCGCGCTCCGATTCGACCAGCCCGACCAACTCTGGAGCACAGGCTACGGGCAGATCCTCCTGATCAAGATCGTCGCTCTCCTCGCCCTCGGTGTGGCTGGAGCGGCGCACCGCCGATACCTGATCGGCCGATTCGACAGCTCCGCCGGGGCACGCCGGATCATCGCGTGGCTGATCGTTTCCGAAACCCTCCTGATGGGAGTCGCCTCGGGCGCGGCCGTGGTTCTCGCCCGCACCGCGCCACCGGTCGGTGAAGACCTAGCCGTGACACCCTCACAAATCCTCACCGGACAATCGCTGCCGGCACCCCTGTCGCTCGGACGCTTCTTCGACAGCTGGACGATCGACCCGATCTGGGCGATCGGCGCCGGGTTCGCGCTCGTTCTGTACCTCGCCGGCGTGCGCCGGCTCCGCCACCGCGGCGACCCCTGGCCGATCCTGCGAACTGTGAGCTGGATCGTCGGCCTCGCCGTGCTCGTCTACGTCACCAACGGCGCTCCCGCCGTATATGGAACGTACCTTTTCAGCCAACACATGCTCGAGCACATGACCCTCAGCATGATGGTGCCGATCTTCCTCGTGCTGGGCGCGCCCGTCACGCTGGCGCTCCGAGCGATTCATCCGCGAAAAGACGGAAGCCGCGGGCCCCGGGAGTGGATCATGGCCATCACCCGATCACGCGTCACCGCGGCGATCACACACCCTCTGGTGGTGGCCGTGCTGTTCGTCGGATCGACCCTGGTCTTCTACTACTCGCCGCTGTTCGGCTGGTCGCTCGCCGATCCGATCGGTCATCAGTGGATGATCGCGCACTTCCTGATCGTCGGTTACCTCTTTGCTCTCTCCATGATCGGCACCGACCCGATTCCCTACCGACTCCCTTACCCGATGCGGCTGGTGACCCTGCTCGTTGTCATGGCATCACACGCCTTCTTCGGACTCAGCATCATCACCTCAACTGAGCTGTTCCTGCCGGACTGGTACGGCGTCATCACCCAAGGATGGGCGGTCGATCCCCTCGCTGATCAGCAGGCGGCCGGGGGAGTGGCATGGAGCATCGGAGAGATCCCCACCCTGGTCCTCGCCATCACGATGGTCACCCTGTGGTCTCGCTCCGACGCCCGAGAAACCAAACGAATCGACAGGAACGCCGACCGAACCGGTGACCGTGACCTGAACGAGTACAACGCGATGCTCCGTGCGATGAGCGAGCGGAAAACACCGAAATGA
- the lnt gene encoding apolipoprotein N-acyltransferase translates to MTPASRPLPLWLALLVAVLAGPMLDAGFPGQDLWPLTLAGVAMVLIALRGQSVLRGLLLGFIAGVAFYLLQISWAAEYLGPVPWLALTVTESLFWSGFGVLTALAYRFVPAVWPGRWGRLVVTPLVVAGLWVAREELSGAWPYGGFSWGRVAMSQSMSPFAPIVSWGGMAALSFALVAIVAVIVSLTAERSRLLPATGAVVATTTMLLLVPVFPVESTGTFRIGAVQGNGPAGYFSERSRGDLLAAQLAASAPLRDADVDAVIWPENASEFDPLSSAEEDARLTAIAAWLGAPLTLGTITERDGLFYNSTLAIDPAAGVLDVYDKKHPVPFGEYVPDRQFWEKLAPDLIGLIQREYVPGQRDGVLRLGAMVAGSAICFDITDDRVMRSLIADGAEIILAQSNNADFGRTDESVQQLAIARLRAIELGRTVVNISTVGTSAIIAPDGATVAQLEPFTAGVMVADVTTTRDVTPAARWGGSFALVISIWPLMVLAAAATASVGLRRSRRPFRARDR, encoded by the coding sequence GTGACCCCTGCCTCTCGCCCGTTGCCGCTGTGGCTGGCGTTGCTCGTCGCTGTGCTCGCCGGGCCCATGCTCGATGCCGGATTCCCCGGGCAAGACCTGTGGCCGTTGACACTGGCGGGCGTGGCGATGGTTCTGATCGCGCTCCGCGGACAATCGGTGCTGCGCGGTCTGCTGCTCGGATTCATCGCCGGCGTTGCGTTCTACCTGCTCCAGATTTCGTGGGCGGCCGAATACTTAGGTCCTGTTCCGTGGCTAGCGCTCACGGTGACGGAGTCGCTGTTTTGGTCCGGTTTCGGTGTTCTGACGGCGCTGGCCTACCGCTTCGTCCCTGCTGTGTGGCCGGGGCGGTGGGGTCGCCTTGTGGTGACGCCGCTCGTGGTCGCCGGCCTCTGGGTGGCTCGAGAAGAACTGTCCGGCGCATGGCCTTACGGCGGTTTCTCGTGGGGCCGGGTGGCGATGTCTCAGTCGATGAGCCCGTTCGCTCCGATCGTGTCGTGGGGCGGGATGGCGGCGCTCTCCTTCGCGCTCGTGGCTATCGTCGCGGTGATCGTGTCGCTCACGGCCGAGCGATCCCGGCTGCTGCCGGCGACCGGCGCTGTGGTGGCCACGACGACGATGCTGCTGCTTGTCCCGGTGTTCCCGGTCGAGAGCACCGGAACATTTCGGATCGGTGCGGTGCAGGGCAACGGGCCTGCGGGGTATTTCTCCGAGCGTTCTCGCGGCGATCTGCTTGCTGCGCAGCTCGCGGCGAGTGCGCCGCTGCGTGACGCGGATGTCGATGCGGTGATCTGGCCCGAGAACGCGAGCGAGTTCGATCCTCTTTCCTCTGCTGAGGAAGACGCGCGCCTCACGGCCATAGCGGCCTGGTTGGGCGCACCTCTCACCTTGGGCACGATCACCGAAAGGGATGGACTGTTCTACAATTCGACGCTCGCTATCGACCCGGCTGCCGGGGTGCTGGACGTGTATGACAAGAAGCATCCGGTGCCGTTCGGGGAGTATGTGCCGGATCGGCAGTTCTGGGAGAAGCTGGCGCCTGACCTGATCGGTTTGATTCAGCGCGAGTACGTGCCCGGGCAGCGCGACGGCGTGCTGCGGTTGGGCGCGATGGTGGCTGGTTCGGCGATCTGCTTTGACATCACGGATGATCGGGTGATGCGCTCGCTCATCGCTGATGGCGCGGAGATCATCCTCGCGCAATCGAACAATGCCGATTTCGGAAGGACCGATGAGAGCGTGCAGCAGCTCGCGATCGCTCGCCTTCGGGCAATCGAACTCGGCCGGACGGTGGTGAACATCTCGACCGTCGGCACGAGCGCCATCATCGCGCCGGATGGTGCGACGGTCGCTCAGCTCGAACCGTTCACCGCCGGCGTGATGGTTGCGGACGTCACCACGACGCGAGACGTCACCCCGGCCGCACGCTGGGGAGGCTCGTTTGCGCTGGTGATCAGTATTTGGCCGCTGATGGTGCTCGCGGCCGCAGCCACGGCGTCTGTCGGTCTCAGACGCTCTCGTCGCCCATTTCGTGCTCGGGATCGGTGA
- a CDS encoding metalloregulator ArsR/SmtB family transcription factor has product METLTAVDALARFGHALSDPIRSRILVELSSGPAYPAELSEMLDVTRQRMSNHLACLRGCGLVVVAHEGRRVRYELADKRMAHALSDLLGVVLVTDPEHEMGDESV; this is encoded by the coding sequence ATGGAAACTCTGACCGCGGTCGACGCGCTCGCCCGCTTCGGGCACGCCCTCTCCGACCCGATCCGCTCACGGATTCTCGTGGAGCTTTCATCGGGCCCGGCGTATCCCGCTGAGCTCTCCGAGATGCTGGACGTGACCCGCCAACGCATGTCGAACCATCTTGCCTGCCTCCGTGGCTGCGGCCTAGTCGTCGTCGCGCACGAAGGCCGGCGGGTGCGGTACGAGCTCGCCGACAAGCGGATGGCACACGCACTGAGCGATCTTCTCGGGGTTGTCCTCGTCACCGATCCCGAGCACGAAATGGGCGACGAGAGCGTCTGA
- a CDS encoding cation diffusion facilitator family transporter, with translation MGTNHSHAPATPSRSHVKRLAIALSITATIFVAEVFGSILTGSLALLIDAAHMLTDVLGLSVALVAAHLMTRPTTAKRTWGFARAEVLAALGQAIVLLGVGVFVFVEGIQRLFAPPEIASGELIIFGAIGLAANIASIIVLLGDRSTNFNLRAAFLEVVNDALGSVAVIVSAIIIGLTGFYQADAIVAMLIGTLIIPRTLKLLRETISVLLETTPAGLDLDEVRAHILQLPRVLEVHDLHASRVASNLPVITAHVVIEESCFRDGSAPKLLDDLQSCVASHFSVSIEHSTFQLEPAAHSEHEDAVHR, from the coding sequence ATGGGAACGAATCATTCGCACGCGCCCGCCACGCCCTCGAGGAGCCATGTCAAGCGGCTGGCGATCGCCTTGTCGATCACCGCCACGATCTTCGTGGCGGAGGTTTTCGGATCGATCCTCACCGGCAGCCTTGCCCTCCTCATCGATGCGGCACACATGCTCACCGACGTCTTGGGGCTCAGCGTCGCGCTGGTCGCCGCTCACTTGATGACCAGGCCCACGACCGCCAAGCGCACGTGGGGATTCGCCCGGGCTGAAGTTCTCGCCGCACTGGGGCAAGCCATTGTGCTGCTCGGTGTGGGCGTGTTCGTGTTCGTTGAAGGCATCCAACGGCTATTTGCTCCTCCCGAGATCGCTTCCGGCGAACTCATCATCTTCGGCGCTATCGGTCTTGCGGCGAACATCGCGTCGATCATCGTGCTGCTCGGTGACCGGTCCACGAACTTCAACCTGCGCGCCGCGTTCCTCGAGGTCGTGAATGACGCGCTCGGGTCCGTGGCAGTCATCGTCAGCGCGATCATCATCGGCCTGACCGGCTTCTATCAGGCCGACGCCATCGTGGCGATGCTGATCGGCACCCTGATCATTCCCCGCACCCTCAAGCTGCTTCGGGAGACGATCAGCGTGCTGCTGGAGACCACCCCTGCAGGGCTGGATCTCGATGAGGTCCGTGCGCACATTCTCCAGCTGCCCCGCGTTCTTGAGGTGCATGACCTTCACGCCAGCCGGGTCGCTTCCAACCTGCCAGTGATCACCGCTCACGTCGTCATAGAGGAGAGCTGCTTCCGCGACGGCAGCGCCCCGAAGCTGCTCGATGATCTGCAGAGCTGTGTGGCGAGTCATTTCTCGGTGTCGATCGAGCACTCGACGTTCCAGCTCGAGCCCGCCGCTCACTCCGAGCATGAGGATGCCGTTCACCGGTGA
- a CDS encoding cytochrome c biogenesis CcdA family protein, producing the protein MIPELVFNGQLLIAIPFALLAGLVSFASPCVLPLVPGYLAYVGGSADIARSRSRVLLGASLFVLGFAVVFIAYGVLFGALGTWLVQWQDVITRILGVAVIVMGIVFIGFIPGLQRTARLSVKPAVGIGGAPLLGIVFGLGWTPCFGPTLVAISALSLGSGSAGRGALLGFVYCIGLGIPFLLLAWGFTFALRATMLLRRFIRPLNIAGGVLLILLGALMVSGIWTAIIYQLQGLIGGFVTPI; encoded by the coding sequence GTGATCCCCGAGCTCGTCTTCAACGGGCAGCTCCTGATCGCGATTCCGTTCGCCCTCCTCGCCGGCCTCGTGTCATTCGCCTCACCCTGTGTGCTCCCCCTCGTGCCGGGATACCTCGCCTACGTCGGGGGATCGGCCGACATCGCACGCTCACGCAGCAGAGTGCTTCTCGGCGCCTCGCTCTTCGTGCTCGGCTTCGCAGTCGTCTTCATCGCCTACGGAGTGCTGTTCGGCGCTCTCGGGACGTGGCTGGTGCAATGGCAGGACGTCATCACGCGCATCCTCGGAGTCGCCGTCATCGTGATGGGGATCGTGTTCATCGGCTTCATCCCCGGGCTGCAGCGCACGGCACGTCTGTCCGTCAAGCCGGCTGTCGGGATCGGTGGAGCGCCGCTGTTAGGGATCGTCTTCGGGCTCGGCTGGACACCCTGCTTCGGCCCGACCTTGGTGGCGATCTCAGCGCTCAGCCTCGGCAGCGGATCCGCCGGCCGGGGTGCCCTTCTCGGGTTCGTCTACTGCATCGGGCTCGGCATCCCATTTCTACTGCTGGCGTGGGGCTTCACCTTCGCGCTGCGGGCCACCATGCTCTTGCGCCGATTCATTCGGCCGCTGAACATCGCCGGGGGAGTGTTGCTGATCCTCCTCGGCGCCTTGATGGTGAGCGGCATCTGGACCGCCATCATCTATCAGCTGCAAGGGCTGATCGGCGGATTCGTGACTCCGATTTGA
- a CDS encoding TlpA family protein disulfide reductase has translation MPRSPNSRVAAVSGAAAILLLVLSGCAAGGTDELSNSVTDSGYVAGDGSVLELTQAQRAAPITFAGTSENGEQISSSDYAGEVLVVNFWYAACAPCRLEAPDLEAVYEQYLAQDVGFLGVNVRDQAATAQEFATTFGVTYPSIIDTDAGVQLSFAGQVAPNAVPTTLVLDRQGRVAARILGRVTEVSILESLIDRVLEEPA, from the coding sequence ATGCCGCGATCGCCCAATAGCCGGGTGGCGGCGGTTTCGGGTGCCGCTGCCATCCTCCTTCTTGTCCTCTCTGGCTGCGCGGCCGGTGGGACCGACGAGCTGAGCAACAGTGTCACCGACAGCGGTTACGTCGCCGGCGACGGATCGGTCCTCGAGCTCACCCAAGCCCAACGAGCAGCCCCGATCACCTTCGCCGGCACCAGCGAGAACGGGGAGCAAATTAGCTCATCGGATTACGCCGGCGAAGTGCTCGTGGTGAACTTCTGGTACGCCGCCTGCGCACCCTGCCGCCTGGAAGCGCCCGATCTCGAAGCGGTCTACGAGCAGTACCTCGCACAAGACGTCGGATTCCTCGGCGTCAACGTCAGGGACCAGGCCGCGACCGCACAAGAGTTCGCCACCACCTTCGGAGTCACCTACCCCTCGATCATCGACACCGATGCCGGCGTGCAGCTGAGCTTCGCCGGGCAGGTCGCACCGAACGCCGTGCCGACCACCTTGGTGCTGGACCGGCAAGGGCGAGTGGCCGCTCGCATCCTCGGCCGTGTCACCGAGGTATCGATCCTGGAATCACTCATCGACCGGGTGCTGGAGGAGCCGGCGTGA